The Haloarchaeobius amylolyticus genome window below encodes:
- a CDS encoding Lrp/AsnC family transcriptional regulator, with the protein MAVTAYIMIKANTGEADRLRDNIQSIEGVESAYIVAGDVDVIAKVHVETPGEVKDIAATQIQGIRGVEDTQTYIAMD; encoded by the coding sequence ATGGCAGTCACAGCCTACATCATGATCAAGGCGAACACGGGCGAGGCGGACAGGCTCAGAGACAACATCCAGAGCATCGAGGGCGTCGAATCCGCCTACATCGTCGCCGGCGACGTCGACGTCATCGCGAAGGTCCACGTCGAGACACCCGGCGAGGTCAAGGACATCGCGGCCACCCAGATACAGGGCATCCGCGGCGTCGAGGACACCCAGACCTACATCGCGATGGACTGA
- a CDS encoding potassium channel family protein, with the protein MRFVIIGAGRVGLRTARVLRDEGHEVTLIEPDERKVKRARDQDFTVVEGDGSREDVLEEAGVADADAVGALTGDLNTNFAACMIADHHGARTVMRIDEDYREDIYRKYAEAVDEVVYPERLGAIGAKNAMLGGDTRAIADIAQNLQLVELTVTEESPMKGYSIAEVELPKTATMIAFGKQGEPMEIPDPDQSLELGDRVVVLADFDVLGDVRQLIVGDASRAAPAGGI; encoded by the coding sequence ATGCGGTTCGTTATCATAGGCGCAGGTCGAGTCGGACTCCGTACGGCTCGTGTCCTTCGCGACGAAGGACACGAGGTGACGCTCATCGAGCCCGACGAGCGGAAGGTCAAGCGCGCCCGCGACCAGGACTTCACGGTCGTCGAGGGCGACGGGTCCCGCGAGGACGTCCTCGAGGAGGCGGGCGTCGCCGACGCCGACGCGGTCGGCGCACTCACGGGGGACCTCAACACGAACTTCGCGGCGTGCATGATCGCCGACCACCACGGGGCCCGGACGGTCATGCGCATCGACGAGGACTACCGCGAGGACATCTACCGGAAGTACGCCGAGGCGGTCGACGAGGTCGTCTACCCCGAACGGCTGGGGGCCATCGGTGCGAAGAACGCGATGCTCGGGGGCGATACCCGGGCGATCGCCGACATCGCCCAGAACCTCCAGCTGGTCGAACTCACCGTCACGGAGGAGTCCCCGATGAAGGGCTACTCCATCGCCGAGGTGGAACTGCCGAAGACGGCCACCATGATCGCCTTCGGCAAGCAGGGAGAGCCCATGGAGATCCCCGACCCGGACCAGTCGCTCGAACTCGGGGACCGCGTCGTCGTCCTCGCGGACTTCGACGTGCTCGGCGACGTCCGGCAACTCATCGTGGGTGACGCGAGCCGCGCCGCACCCGCAGGAGGTATCTGA
- a CDS encoding COG4315 family predicted lipoprotein has product MVRTRRSLLAASASALALAGCLGDDAGAGTDTDTQTDTQTTTDTQTATDTGTSMMGPTVQVRSHPDLGDILVGPEGMTLYMFDQDSKGSGESACSGGCASAWPPLTVDGEATAGDGVSASLSTFDRGDGTMQVAAAGWPLYYYANDGSPGDATGQAVNDVWWVLRPDGTPVRGGGTDTTTGGGEETTTDGYY; this is encoded by the coding sequence ATGGTTCGCACACGACGGTCCCTGCTCGCCGCGTCCGCCTCCGCACTGGCACTCGCCGGCTGCCTCGGCGACGACGCCGGTGCCGGCACCGACACGGACACGCAGACCGACACGCAGACCACGACCGATACCCAGACAGCCACCGACACCGGGACGTCGATGATGGGCCCGACCGTCCAGGTCCGCTCCCACCCGGACCTCGGCGACATCCTCGTCGGCCCCGAGGGTATGACCCTCTACATGTTCGACCAGGACAGCAAGGGCAGCGGCGAGAGCGCCTGCTCCGGCGGCTGTGCCAGCGCGTGGCCGCCCCTCACCGTCGACGGCGAGGCCACGGCCGGCGACGGCGTCTCCGCCAGCCTCTCGACGTTCGACCGCGGCGACGGCACGATGCAGGTCGCCGCCGCCGGCTGGCCGCTGTACTACTACGCCAACGACGGCTCCCCCGGCGACGCCACCGGCCAGGCCGTCAACGACGTGTGGTGGGTCCTGCGTCCCGACGGGACGCCGGTTCGCGGGGGCGGGACCGACACCACGACCGGCGGCGGTGAGGAGACGACGACGGACGGCTACTACTGA
- a CDS encoding DUF7522 family protein, with product MATLLTEREEDRLVSACRTTVGDSLRSITYFTRDDFEQLYLRSDLERDADLSTFVGHEWREFKTTQAAYETSELGEYEYTIRKFENGFLVRMTTDSGGVFVTTDGLTLSNFDELAMAAKGVLEDHEH from the coding sequence ATGGCCACCCTGCTGACCGAGCGCGAGGAGGACAGACTGGTGAGCGCGTGTCGAACGACGGTCGGTGACAGCCTCCGCTCGATCACGTACTTCACCCGCGACGACTTCGAGCAGCTCTACCTGCGCAGCGATTTAGAGCGCGACGCCGACCTCTCGACGTTCGTGGGTCACGAGTGGCGGGAGTTCAAGACGACACAGGCCGCGTACGAGACCTCCGAGCTGGGCGAGTACGAGTACACCATCCGGAAGTTCGAGAACGGCTTCCTCGTCCGGATGACCACCGACAGCGGCGGCGTCTTCGTCACGACCGACGGCCTGACCCTGTCGAACTTCGACGAACTGGCGATGGCGGCCAAGGGCGTCCTCGAGGACCACGAGCACTGA
- a CDS encoding winged helix-turn-helix domain-containing protein, whose protein sequence is MEGVLWHLLASSRGAETRVRILRAIEDRPRNANELATALDLDYTTIRHHTEILLENNVLRRTDDDYAAVYLFTDQLRANWDVVEEILAVVDTEEES, encoded by the coding sequence ATGGAAGGCGTCCTCTGGCACCTGCTGGCGAGTTCGCGGGGTGCCGAGACCCGCGTCCGTATACTCCGTGCCATCGAGGACCGCCCACGCAACGCCAACGAACTCGCGACCGCACTCGACCTCGACTACACCACTATCCGTCACCACACCGAGATACTGCTGGAGAACAACGTCCTCCGGCGGACCGACGACGACTACGCGGCGGTGTACCTGTTCACCGACCAGCTCCGGGCGAACTGGGACGTGGTCGAGGAGATACTCGCGGTCGTCGACACCGAGGAGGAGTCATGA
- a CDS encoding DUF5813 family protein gives MSEIPDPVDRQLSRHDAFTAVDSGYTLDTTVFEAHVTASSAEGKRDGEFTVIVRVPTLDAAVTGETVHEVVEEGWFETLELRLEDTFDIASTSTHDPPTVTRTDDEVVVELSYVAWNASQGVEDAKALVEFVEGTYAQGIVPGYEYHGPAAELMQAAVQNGENAANGGGSSGGPPL, from the coding sequence ATGAGCGAGATTCCCGACCCCGTCGACCGCCAGCTCTCCCGGCACGACGCCTTCACTGCGGTCGATTCGGGCTACACACTCGACACGACCGTGTTCGAGGCACACGTGACCGCGAGCAGCGCCGAGGGAAAGCGCGACGGCGAGTTCACCGTCATCGTCCGGGTCCCGACGCTCGACGCCGCGGTCACCGGCGAGACGGTCCACGAGGTCGTCGAGGAAGGCTGGTTCGAGACGCTCGAACTCCGCCTCGAGGACACGTTCGACATCGCCAGCACGAGCACGCACGACCCGCCGACAGTCACCCGCACCGACGACGAGGTCGTCGTCGAACTCTCCTACGTCGCCTGGAACGCCAGCCAGGGCGTCGAGGACGCGAAGGCACTCGTCGAGTTCGTCGAGGGGACCTACGCACAGGGCATCGTCCCGGGCTACGAGTACCACGGCCCGGCGGCGGAGCTGATGCAGGCGGCGGTGCAGAACGGTGAGAACGCAGCGAACGGCGGTGGGTCGAGCGGCGGGCCACCGCTGTAA